The following DNA comes from Bacteroidota bacterium.
TGTGGCTGACTTTTCTACAATTTATTTTTCTGTTTTTTTAAATTTTTGCTTGAAGCTTTTCTTTGTACTTCCTCACCTGAGCATTTACTTTGTCTAACACTAAATCGGTAGCGGCTTCAAATGTACTGCTGTGTTCTTTTGCAAAAACTTCATAGCCACCTGCATTTAACTTTACTTCTACCGTTTTATTTTCTCCCTGGGCGTCTTTTTCAAGCCTTAAATATACCATTGCTTTATCTATGCCTTCATAAAATGTTTGTGTTTTCTCTACTTTCTTGGTAATAAAATCAAGCAGTTTCTTATCTGCGTCAAAATGAATAGATTGAATGTCGACTTTCATACTTTTAATTTATTTTTAGGTTGAATAATTTAATTTAACTAATTGATTAATTTCTAGGGTGTTTATCTTTATATACTTCTTTGAGTCTTTCTATACTGTTGTGGGTATAAACTTGTGTGGCAGCTAAACTTGCATGGCCTAATAGTTCTTTTATTGCATTCAAATCAGCTCCTTTGTTTAACAAATGGGTTGCATAGGTGTGCCTTAACACGTGTGGGCTTCTTTTAGTAATGGAGGTTACCTGACTTAAATAAAGCTTTACGGTATTGTAA
Coding sequences within:
- the raiA gene encoding ribosome-associated translation inhibitor RaiA, whose translation is MKVDIQSIHFDADKKLLDFITKKVEKTQTFYEGIDKAMVYLRLEKDAQGENKTVEVKLNAGGYEVFAKEHSSTFEAATDLVLDKVNAQVRKYKEKLQAKI